A window of Littorina saxatilis isolate snail1 linkage group LG7, US_GU_Lsax_2.0, whole genome shotgun sequence contains these coding sequences:
- the LOC138971794 gene encoding neuroglobin-1-like — protein sequence MGNCVSKIYESATTKYLSDEAKHSPKAKGLERGWASGRNKRRLSSHHPMQAVWVCRGMPFDRPELTTTNKRIVVESWVYLRSSMFRIGTVMFQNLFKTIPVIRNIFVKVKTDTDGVESSIISYHVERVMLTVDKLVSFLDRTDQVEFFMHELGDRHAEHSVRIEYLDCFIPFFIMAIHPALNARWAHSIEDAWAAFFRRIIHLMKENIVF from the exons ATGGGCAACTGCGTGAGTAAGATCTACGAGAGTGCCACCACCAAGTACCTGTCGGACGAAGCTAAGCACAGCCCCAAGGCCAAGGGCTTGGAGAGGGGATGGGCGAGCGGCCGGAACAAGCGGCGCCTGTCCTCGCACCACCCCATGCAGGCAGTGTGGGTGTGTCGGGGGATGCCCTTCGACCGGCCCGAGCTGACCACCACCAACAAGCGCATCGTGGTTGAGTCGTGGGTCTACCTGCGTTCCAGCATGTTCAGGATCGGCACGGTCATGTTCCAGAACCTCTTCAAGACCATCCCGGTCATCCGCAACATCTTCGTGAAAGTGAAAACGGACACTGACGGGGTAGAGTCGTCCATCATCAGTTACCACGTAGAGAGGGTCATGCTCACGGTCGACAAACTGGTCAGCTTCTTGGACAGAACCGACCAG GTGGAGTTCTTCATGCACGAGCTGGGAGACCGGCATGCGGAGCACTCGGTGCGCATCGAGTACCTGGACTGCTTCATCCCGTTCTTCATCATGGCCATCCACCCCGCGCTCAACGCCAGGTGGGCCCACAGCATCGAGGACGCCTGGGCCGCCTTCTTCAGGCGTATCATCCACCTCATGAAGGAGAACATCGTCTTCTAG